A single genomic interval of Penaeus monodon isolate SGIC_2016 chromosome 30, NSTDA_Pmon_1, whole genome shotgun sequence harbors:
- the LOC119592403 gene encoding low-density lipoprotein receptor-related protein 2-like: MAMSHVPHEKAPRERDHRVWSERRRRGRSLQFVQIVHDLVVETSEGNENFEAPGCSSRGAYPFPHTSCPDKTSLTGADAECRSVCRSDEDCPALQYCCVSTCDRRCVTPRVLDTGDDCGCSVSFLPMEWPYSPSYDSGEANTRVVNFIWQSVKGSFSPSMEVHLLDANFRTTGIGQVDSLCQLENILQFEFRRKDFDLFKKPHRKLFVIGDDVDFFTRVTEVGALGEIFESVCAVAVGNVTLSDSLLSQFASTANPGEPCVWRVDSYDQLGDLQPEVEAVIDDGNCLCPGKTKGQGTCAGPGESCVFDEDCGLMGDCVSGVCRERLCYVPNSYDPNSYIDYDYYVEDYFYYFENYDDYFYESGAGYYFDYDYHYSDSGSSRTEQWKKPSDMFTQEEESKADVKNLIGLFRGCCDNGRMMCSGVPAVCVSPDSVCDGTVDCINGDDETPEACEKREYQFKICSSGECVSRRKVCDAEVDCPDGSDEFCRNFTDCPAPRSHYCSSGECIGLHQICDGELDCLSGEDEFSCQCSGFKCLSGECLSTYDECDGEQDCKDGSDEHCAPPNGDQCPPSRPFPCNNGKCIYDFLLCDGYEQCADGSDEDPKVCVTSDCFTCDSGECINPGVRCDGVDDCEDGSDESGCQSFECPDDSFHCTSGECLDADVVCNGREDCRDGSDEASCTSASCPVSRPLFCSSGECISYGQACNGNFDCKDRSDESRCPDIPCPPHRDFRCANGQCLDFFDPQCDGRESCADGSDEVNCDSFQCPEDRSYKCDSGECLYDYDYDCDDYRDCKDGSDENDCDISLPCPGSYDFRCSSGECVWIGYRCNGRINCADGSDETDCQSFTCPQSRPFQCGSGECLYKYDVCDGRIKCHDRSDEINCTDQECYADGIRCGSSECIYSWSRCDGYPDCQDGNDEANCDEFTCPAIRPFHCGSGECRRPFHRCDGFVQCADGSDEINCGNFTCPDNRPFKCASGICITIYQVCNGFDDCRDGSDEVDCQDFKCPETSFQCPEGNCIPVRFVCDGNRNCLGGGDEEDCENYKVQCPKKFKCEADNKCLRLSRVCNGFKDCSDGSDEENCE; encoded by the exons ATGGCCATGAGCCACGTTCCCCATGAGAAGGCGCCAAGGGAGAGGGACCATAGGGTGTGGAGTGAAAGACGACGACGTGGCAGATCGCTGCAGTTCGTTCAG ATTGTACATG ATCTGGTTGTGGAAACTTCTGAGGGCAACGAAAACTTTGAGGCACCAGGGTGCAGCAGCAGAGGCGCCTACCCTTTCCCTCATACCAGCTGCCCTGACAAGACGTCGCTCACTGGAGCGGACGCCGAGTGTCGGTCCGTCTGTAGGAGTGACGAAGACTGCCCCGCACTCCAGTACTGCTGCGTTAGTACTTGCGACCGTAGGTGTGTCACGCCGCGGGTGCTAG ATACAGGAGACGACTGTGGTTGTTCAGTGTCATTTCTACCGATGGAATGGCCATATAGTCCCTCTTATGATTCTGGAGAAGCAAACACAAGAGTTGTCAACTTCATATGGCAATCTGTGAAAGGCAG TTTCTCTCCGTCAATGGAAGTCCACCTGCTTGATGCCAACTTCCGAACCACCGGAATAGGACAGGTCGACAGTCTCTGCCAGCTGGAAAATATTTTGCAGTTCGAATTTAGAAGAAAAGATTTTGATTTGTTCAAGAAACCTCACAGAAAGCTAT TTGTGATCGGCGACGACGTCGACTTCTTCACAAGAGTTACTGAAGTGGGCGCGTTGGGCGAGATATTCGAGTCGGTGTGCGCGGTGGCAGTTGGGAACGTGACGCTGAGCGACAGCCTGCTCAGCCAGTTCGCATCCACTGCCAATCCAGGAGAACCTTGTGTATGGCGAGTGGACTCCTACGACCAACTGGGCGACCTCCAGCCAGAAGTGGAGGCCGTAATCGACGATG GAAACTGTCTTTGTCCTGGCAAAACAAAGGGTCAGGGAACATGCGCAG GGCCCGGCGAGAGCTGCGTGTTCGACGAGGACTGCGGACTGATGGGCGACTGCGTCAGCGGCGTCTGCAGGGAGCGACTTTGCTACGTCCCTAACTCCTACGACCCGAATAGCTACATTGATTACGATTATTATGTAgaagattatttctattattttgaaaACTACGATGATTACTTTTATGAGTCTGGCGCTGGGTATTACTTTGACTACGATTACCATTATagcgacagtggttcaagtagaACGGAACAGTGGAAGAAACCGTCGGATATGTTTACTCAGGAGGAAGAATCAAAGGCTGATGTCAAAAACCTTATTGGACTTTTTCGAG GCTGTTGTGACAACGGAAGGATGATGTGCAGCGGAGTCCCAGCGGTGTGTGTTTCCCCGGATTCTGTTTGCGACGGAACTGTTGACTGCATCAACGGGGACGATGAGACGCCGGAGGCCTGCGAGAAGCGTGAGTATCAGTTTAAGATA TGTTCCAGTGGAGAATGTGTGTCGAGGCGGAAGGTGTGTGACGCCGAGGTCGACTGCCCTGACGGATCCGACGAATTCTGTCGCAACTTCACCGACTGCCCCGCACCTCGGTCGCACTACTGCTCGTCCGGGGAGTGCATCGGCCTCCACCAGATATGTGACGGAGAGCTAGACTGTCTGAGTGGAGAAGATGAGTTTTCTTGCCAGTGCTCAGGCTTTAAATGTTTGTCAGGAGAATGTTTAAGCACATATGATGAGTGTGACGGAGAGCAAGACTGCAAAGACGGTTCAGACGAACACTGCGCTCCGCCCAACGGAGATCAGTGCCCACCGTCTCGTCCATTTCCCTGTAATAATGGCAAATgcatttatgattttcttttgtgTGATGGTTATGAACAGTGTGCTGATGGCTCTGATGAAGACCCTAAGGTCTGTGTAACGTCTGATTGTTTCACTTGCGATTCTGGAGAATGTATAAATCCTGGAGTGCGCTGCGACGGAGTGGATGACTGTGAGGATGGCTCTGATGAAAGCGGCTGCCAGTCCTTTGAATGCCCTGATGACAGCTTTCATTGCACTTCTGGGGAATGTTTAGATGCGGACGTGGTCTGTAACGGCCGAGAAGACTGTCGAGACGGAAGTGACGAAGCATCTTGCACATCTGCCTCATGCCCCGTGTCGAGGCCGCTTTTTTGTTCCTCAGGAGAATGCATATCATATGGGCAAGCGTGTAATGGAAATTTCGACTGCAAAGACCGCAGTGACGAGAGTAGGTGTCCAGATATTCCATGTCCTCCTCACAGAGACTTCAGATGTGCAAATGGACAATGTTTAGATTTTTTCGATCCTCAGTGCGATGGCAGAGAGTCGTGTGCTGACGGCAGTGACGAAGTGAATTGTGACTCCTTCCAGTGTCCCGAAGATCGATCCTACAAATGTGATTCAGGGGAATGTTTgtacgattatgattatgattgtgacgACTACAGAGATTGTAAAGATGGAAGTGATGAGAATGATTGTGATATAAGTCTCCCCTGTCCGGGTAGTTACGATTTCCGTTGCAGttcgggtgagtgtgtgtggattggCTATAGGTGTAACGGAAGAATAAACTGTGCTGATGGTAGTGACGAGACTGATTGTCAAAGTTTCACATGTCCTCAGAGTCGGCCTTTTCAATGTGGATCAGGggaatgtttgtataaatatgatGTTTGTGATGGGCGAATCAAGTGTCATGATAGAAGTGATGAAATTAATTGCACGGATCAAGAATGCTATGCTGATGGTATCAGATGTGGGTCTAGTGAGTGTATCTACAGCTGGAGCCGATGTGATGGATATCCAGACTGCCAAGACGGCAATGACGAAGCCAATTGCGATGAATTCACGTGTCCTGCAATTCGCCCATTCCACTGCGGCTCAGGGGAGTGCCGACGCCCCTTCCATCGGTGTGACGGCTTCGTGCAGTGTGCTGACGGAAGTGACGAAATCAACTGCGGCAACTTTACGTGCCCAGATAATCGGCCTTTCAAATGTGCTTCGGGAATTTGCATCACCATCTACCAAGTGTGTAACGGATTCGATGACTGCAGAGACGGAAGCGATGAAGTCGACTGCCAGGATTTCAAGTGCCCTGAGACATCCTTCCAATGCCCAGAGGGCAATTGTATTCCCGTCCgttttgtgtgtgatggaaaCAGGAACTGCCTTGGAGGCGGCGATGAAGAAGACTGTGAGAACTACAAGGTGCAATGTCCCAAAAAATTTAAGTGCGAAGCTGATAACAAATGCCTAAGGTTGTCAAGGGTATGTAATGGCTTTAAAGACTGTAGTGATGGATCAGATGAGGAAAACTGCGAATGA